Proteins from one Cervus canadensis isolate Bull #8, Minnesota chromosome 25, ASM1932006v1, whole genome shotgun sequence genomic window:
- the LOC122427539 gene encoding ferritin light chain-like, giving the protein MSSQIRQNYSTEVEAAVNRLVNMQLRASYTYLSLGFYFNRDDVALEGVGHFFRELAKEKREGAERLLKLQNQRGGRALFLDVQKPSQDEWGKTQDAMEAALLVEKNLNQALLDLHGLASARGDPHICDFLENHFLDEEVKLINKMGDHLINLRRLAGPQAGLGEYLFQRLTLKQD; this is encoded by the coding sequence ATGAGCTCCCAGATTCGTCAGAATTATTCTACCGAGGTGGAGGCCGCCGTCAACCGCCTGGTTAACATGCAACTGCGGGCCTCCTACACCTAcctctctctgggcttctatttCAATCGCGACGATGTGGCTCTGGAGGGTGTGGGTCACTTTTTTCGCGAATTGGCCAAGGAGAAGCGCGAGGGCGCTGAGCGTCTCTTGAAACTGCAAAACCAGCGTGGCGGCCGCGCCCTCTTCCTGGACGTGCAGAAGCCATCTCAAGATGAGTGGGGTAAAACCCAGGACGCTATGGAAGCCGCCCTTCTCGTAGAGAAGAACCTGAATCAAGCCCTGTTGGATCTGCATGGCCTGGCTTCTGCCCGCGGAGACCCCCACATCTGTGATTTCCTGGAGAACCACTTCCTAGATGAGGAAGTGAAACTCATCAATAAGATGGGTGACCACCTGATCAACCTCCGCAGGCTGGCTGGTCCCCAGGCTGGGTTGGGCGAGTATCTCTTCCAGAGGCTCACCCTCAAGCAGGACTAG